A genomic window from Bdellovibrio sp. SKB1291214 includes:
- a CDS encoding HutD family protein encodes MIAYLPKSSYQKMPWKNGQGMTAQIALGPDDAVFPKEFSWRISSAEVNGDGPFSRFEGCERLLIVTKGAGLLLNGDKLGHGEVFAFSGDIDINAELIQGPIVDLGVIYRPDKVRVEMKVLDLSKNSFLNFETGIHFIYCLHGMLQLSDFIIHAEDTVRIEKRGPINLGGLNHSVYILISIFQKSKASC; translated from the coding sequence ATGATAGCTTATCTACCCAAATCGTCCTATCAAAAGATGCCATGGAAGAACGGCCAAGGTATGACAGCTCAGATTGCCCTGGGGCCTGACGACGCTGTTTTTCCGAAAGAATTCTCTTGGAGAATCAGTTCTGCGGAGGTGAATGGCGATGGACCCTTTTCTCGATTCGAAGGTTGTGAGCGTCTTTTGATCGTCACCAAAGGTGCAGGACTGCTATTGAATGGCGATAAACTTGGGCACGGTGAAGTGTTCGCGTTTTCTGGAGATATCGATATCAATGCAGAGTTAATCCAAGGTCCGATTGTTGATTTAGGTGTGATATATCGTCCCGATAAAGTTCGCGTGGAAATGAAAGTCTTAGATCTTTCTAAAAATTCGTTTTTGAATTTTGAAACGGGGATTCATTTTATATATTGTCTGCATGGGATGTTGCAATTAAGTGACTTCATCATTCACGCCGAAGACACCGTAAGAATTGAAAAAAGAGGCCCCATCAATTTGGGCGGACTGAATCACAGCGTATATATCTTAATTTCCATTTTTCAGAAATCGAAAGCCTCGTGTTAA
- the murI gene encoding glutamate racemase yields MDSRPIGVFDSGIGGLTVLKELAMQFPQESFLYLGDTARLPYGSKSAHTIRKYSEQNIQFLKKLNVKAIVIACNTASTQVPEPELEGLPIYNVIGPGAQRALEVSQSKRIGVLGTRATINSKAYSHKIIELEPSANVIDQACPLFVPLAEEGWDSDPVTNIIVFRYLSQILQHSIDTLILGCTHYPLLKNSIARVTGSSIELVDSGEAIARWLDRDFTKNRLQRNAKDSPQKIEIMTTDSSAHFTEMALKILKPIKADEFRVVDLN; encoded by the coding sequence ATGGATTCCAGACCCATAGGGGTATTTGATTCAGGCATCGGCGGGTTAACAGTTCTTAAAGAACTTGCCATGCAGTTTCCCCAGGAAAGTTTTCTGTACCTGGGCGATACTGCACGCCTACCCTATGGCTCTAAATCTGCACATACAATTCGCAAGTACTCAGAGCAGAACATTCAGTTCCTGAAAAAACTGAATGTGAAAGCTATTGTGATAGCTTGCAACACAGCCTCCACTCAAGTTCCTGAACCTGAATTAGAAGGGCTTCCAATTTACAACGTCATTGGTCCCGGTGCTCAACGCGCCCTCGAAGTCAGCCAAAGCAAACGCATTGGCGTTCTTGGAACTAGAGCAACGATCAACAGCAAAGCGTACTCCCATAAAATCATCGAGCTTGAACCCTCTGCAAACGTGATTGATCAAGCCTGCCCCTTGTTTGTACCATTAGCCGAAGAGGGATGGGATTCTGATCCGGTGACGAACATCATCGTTTTCCGTTATTTAAGTCAGATTCTTCAGCATTCGATCGACACGCTGATTTTGGGGTGTACGCACTATCCGCTTTTAAAAAACTCCATTGCTCGCGTGACGGGATCATCGATCGAGTTAGTGGATTCTGGAGAGGCCATCGCCCGTTGGCTTGATCGTGATTTTACAAAAAATCGACTGCAAAGAAATGCCAAAGACAGTCCGCAAAAAATTGAAATTATGACGACCGATTCCTCGGCGCACTTTACTGAAATGGCTTTGAAGATTTTAAAACCTATCAAAGCCGACGAATTCCGTGTGGTTGACTTAAACTAG
- a CDS encoding MlaD family protein, giving the protein MMNVKFNKFERIAGLFVGLAILGVIVTAISIAIKQGWFDSKVFYTTTFETADGLHQGTAVQMAGLRAGAVEDVELRADNKIQVTFYVLSKFQERVRQDSVVSMNRPFIIGEKILEISVGSEKLPMLANNTSIQSHETMDVVTMLSSRNIGTTMSRVGGLLENVQMLLEAFADKNRAQSFVRVIDRMDPLMKNMTVMSQEVIKLSKQATANDSMEVLMKNLATTTTEINRILPELNKQNPDLAKDLAIMTQNLAVVTRALGPAAKAVEPDLPIASRRLVEVMNETVITLKAMQKSFFMESNVREVRKEEAQQRAPASDKAK; this is encoded by the coding sequence ATGATGAATGTAAAGTTCAATAAATTTGAACGAATTGCGGGCCTGTTTGTCGGGCTAGCGATCCTAGGTGTCATCGTCACCGCTATCAGTATCGCTATTAAACAGGGTTGGTTTGATTCGAAAGTATTCTATACGACGACTTTTGAAACCGCAGATGGGCTCCATCAGGGAACAGCCGTGCAAATGGCAGGTCTTCGTGCGGGGGCTGTTGAAGATGTAGAATTGCGTGCGGATAATAAAATCCAAGTGACGTTTTATGTTTTAAGTAAATTTCAAGAACGCGTTCGTCAAGACAGTGTCGTTTCGATGAACCGTCCCTTTATTATCGGAGAGAAAATCCTTGAGATTTCTGTCGGTAGCGAGAAGCTTCCAATGCTTGCAAATAACACTTCGATTCAATCTCATGAGACGATGGATGTTGTGACAATGTTGAGCAGTCGAAATATTGGGACGACCATGTCACGTGTAGGTGGTCTGCTTGAAAATGTGCAGATGCTTTTGGAAGCCTTTGCTGATAAAAATCGTGCTCAAAGCTTTGTTCGTGTCATCGATCGTATGGATCCACTGATGAAGAATATGACTGTGATGTCTCAAGAGGTCATCAAGCTGTCCAAGCAAGCGACGGCAAATGATTCGATGGAAGTCTTGATGAAAAATCTGGCTACGACGACGACGGAGATCAATCGTATTTTACCTGAGCTTAACAAACAAAATCCTGATCTTGCAAAAGACCTTGCTATTATGACTCAGAATTTAGCCGTCGTCACACGTGCTTTGGGACCCGCTGCCAAAGCAGTTGAACCAGATCTTCCAATTGCTTCGCGTCGTCTTGTAGAAGTGATGAATGAAACTGTTATTACTCTTAAGGCCATGCAAAAAAGCTTCTTTATGGAAAGTAACGTTCGTGAAGTTCGTAAAGAGGAAGCACAGCAGCGTGCGCCAGCAAGTGATAAGGCGAAATAG
- a CDS encoding guanosine monophosphate reductase, with product MFNWKDIKNRGKGLTFDDVLIIPARSDVRSRRDPQLTTKVTKNFTMDTPIVSANMDMVTEYDMALAMHQLGGMGILHRFLPIEDQAAQARRLKEAGVKNISASVGVGEEFKSRSKALVDAGVNIITIDIAHGHSVQMMETMKWLKDQYPKVDLIAGNMATPDAARDLIEAGADAIKVGIGPGSMCTTRIITGCGVPQLTAIALCAEVAAAYGVPVIADGGIRTSGDMVKAFAAGASTVMLGSMLSGTIETPGEIKNGKKAYRGMASRSAQDSWRGGVPEGMAPEGESTQVNVKGHVKDVILEVTGGIRSGMSYINATSIAEIKEKALFMEMSSNGISESRAHGVK from the coding sequence ATGTTTAATTGGAAAGATATCAAAAACCGCGGCAAAGGTTTGACCTTTGACGACGTACTCATCATCCCAGCACGTTCGGATGTACGCTCTCGTCGCGATCCCCAATTGACGACCAAGGTGACGAAGAACTTTACGATGGATACACCTATCGTTAGCGCCAACATGGACATGGTCACTGAGTATGACATGGCCTTAGCCATGCACCAATTGGGCGGCATGGGTATCCTTCACCGTTTTCTCCCGATCGAAGATCAAGCAGCGCAAGCTCGTCGCTTAAAAGAAGCTGGTGTAAAAAATATTTCTGCCAGCGTAGGCGTGGGCGAGGAGTTTAAATCTCGTTCAAAAGCATTGGTTGATGCGGGAGTTAATATCATCACTATCGATATTGCTCACGGTCACTCTGTGCAAATGATGGAAACGATGAAGTGGCTGAAGGATCAATATCCTAAAGTTGATTTGATCGCAGGAAACATGGCTACACCTGATGCCGCTCGTGATTTAATCGAAGCAGGCGCTGACGCCATTAAAGTGGGTATCGGTCCTGGGTCTATGTGTACAACTCGCATCATCACGGGTTGCGGCGTTCCGCAACTAACAGCGATCGCTCTATGTGCAGAAGTAGCAGCAGCATATGGAGTTCCCGTGATTGCTGATGGCGGCATCCGCACGTCTGGTGACATGGTAAAGGCTTTTGCAGCTGGCGCTAGCACTGTGATGCTGGGAAGCATGCTTTCTGGAACAATTGAAACTCCAGGAGAAATTAAAAACGGTAAGAAAGCTTATCGTGGCATGGCTTCACGCTCTGCTCAAGATTCATGGCGCGGCGGAGTTCCTGAAGGTATGGCGCCCGAGGGAGAATCAACTCAAGTCAATGTCAAAGGACATGTGAAAGACGTGATCCTTGAAGTGACTGGTGGTATTCGCTCTGGCATGAGCTACATCAATGCAACAAGCATTGCAGAGATAAAAGAGAAAGCCCTCTTTATGGAAATGTCTTCCAATGGTATTTCTGAGTCTCGCGCACACGGAGTAAAATAA
- a CDS encoding 2,3,4,5-tetrahydropyridine-2,6-dicarboxylate N-succinyltransferase, giving the protein MQQSVEKLYSDIQNGKRVDQLMTNDLKTIFEVIEGLDAGRLRVAEKKDGSWIVNEWVKKAILLYFRVQHMTVMQAGDFTYFDKIPVKKWSEDDGVRVVPHAIARKGSFIEKGAILMPSYVNIGAYVGAGTMVDTWATVGSCAQIGKNVHLSGGVGIGGVLEPVQASPVIVEDNAFIGSRCIVVEGAIIEEGAVLGAGVTITASTKIIDVTGSKPVELKGRVPANSVVIPGTQMKKFPAGEFGVPCALIIGQRKPSTDLKTSLTDALRDFQVSV; this is encoded by the coding sequence GTGCAACAATCTGTTGAAAAACTTTATTCAGATATTCAAAACGGCAAACGCGTCGACCAATTGATGACGAACGACTTGAAAACGATCTTTGAAGTGATCGAAGGTTTGGATGCGGGCCGCCTCCGCGTTGCCGAAAAAAAAGACGGCAGCTGGATCGTCAACGAATGGGTGAAAAAAGCCATCCTCCTATATTTCCGCGTTCAACACATGACAGTTATGCAAGCGGGGGACTTCACTTACTTTGATAAAATACCCGTAAAAAAATGGTCAGAGGACGATGGAGTTCGCGTTGTCCCTCACGCGATTGCTCGCAAAGGTTCTTTCATTGAAAAAGGCGCAATCCTGATGCCTTCTTACGTGAACATCGGTGCTTACGTTGGAGCTGGCACCATGGTAGACACGTGGGCAACAGTTGGTTCTTGCGCGCAGATTGGAAAGAATGTCCACTTATCTGGTGGCGTAGGAATTGGCGGAGTACTTGAACCCGTCCAAGCTTCTCCCGTGATTGTTGAAGACAACGCATTTATTGGCAGCCGTTGTATCGTCGTAGAAGGTGCAATCATTGAAGAAGGCGCGGTCTTGGGTGCTGGTGTTACCATCACTGCGAGTACAAAAATTATCGACGTGACAGGCAGTAAACCCGTCGAGCTGAAGGGCCGTGTCCCTGCAAACTCCGTTGTGATTCCTGGCACTCAAATGAAAAAATTCCCGGCAGGCGAATTCGGCGTACCGTGCGCACTCATCATCGGTCAGCGCAAGCCAAGCACGGATCTTAAGACTTCTTTAACAGACGCCCTCAGAGATTTCCAGGTGAGTGTTTAG
- a CDS encoding YdcF family protein, which yields MKYLLTAKGLLRSRTFWIFMVIGALVIQRFVHEYHLIEKEPMISWTKSQTADCAVVLTGGAGRVREGFDLLANQNVKKLVISGVYSNARLREIMPVWPFYGNLNENDVVLDRRSETTFGNAQQSLPLVEALKCRDILLVTSRLHMYRSYKTFRSAFPENIYIQKHPIVGGRYEASVVETSFEALKSFFYSLWAY from the coding sequence TTGAAGTACTTGCTCACCGCTAAGGGGCTTTTACGCAGTCGAACTTTTTGGATCTTCATGGTCATTGGGGCGCTGGTTATCCAGCGCTTCGTTCATGAGTATCATTTGATCGAAAAAGAGCCGATGATCTCTTGGACAAAATCTCAGACAGCAGATTGTGCAGTGGTTTTGACCGGAGGTGCGGGGCGGGTGCGTGAGGGATTTGATCTTTTAGCGAATCAAAATGTCAAAAAACTCGTTATTTCAGGCGTGTATTCGAACGCGAGACTGCGCGAGATCATGCCGGTATGGCCATTCTATGGAAACTTGAATGAAAACGATGTGGTTTTGGATCGTCGTTCCGAGACTACGTTCGGTAATGCCCAACAAAGTCTTCCGTTGGTGGAAGCATTGAAGTGTCGCGATATACTTTTGGTAACTTCACGACTTCACATGTATCGATCCTACAAAACATTTCGCTCGGCTTTTCCCGAGAATATTTATATTCAAAAACATCCCATTGTGGGAGGCCGTTACGAGGCTTCAGTCGTGGAAACTTCTTTCGAAGCGCTGAAGTCTTTCTTTTATTCTTTGTGGGCGTACTAA
- a CDS encoding FtsX-like permease family protein: MTAFLVVLFVMNGMNASIRKRILGLEPHLYVTVPGMQNSKGLETHPVFSRIKEDTTTQAYVYETQDVILRSQDGQFRGAFARGVTRPSLEHFISQLAKLDADKPQTSRGGPPSFTWDPQDVPDEGEVVLGVDLAQSLGVFEGDFITVVSPAGLLLPPGETPKFERVRVKRVVTTSLTDVDAQYLFYQRGKALKALGSGDLKKIGIEMWLADEARVDVVKNDLMKFTDVQVETWMDRNSALFYALKLEKLTIGIFLGLAGMIAASSILTVLALLLSQKRRDIAILRTIGLSGKQTVKIFTQLGFFLAGSGVLAGTIIGTGLSLYVQNNPINMWSSQVFYDTTIPSLVDWWLVFGVLLISSLIAWLGSYIPARTASDVQPSEALRVK; this comes from the coding sequence GTGACAGCGTTTCTTGTCGTTCTTTTTGTTATGAACGGAATGAATGCAAGCATTCGTAAGCGCATTTTGGGCCTTGAGCCTCACTTGTACGTGACGGTTCCGGGTATGCAAAACTCCAAAGGTTTAGAAACTCATCCAGTCTTTTCCAGAATCAAAGAAGACACGACGACTCAGGCCTATGTGTACGAAACTCAAGATGTGATCTTGCGAAGTCAGGATGGTCAATTTCGAGGAGCTTTTGCTCGGGGAGTGACTCGTCCCAGTCTTGAACATTTTATTTCACAATTAGCAAAGCTTGATGCAGATAAGCCGCAAACATCCCGTGGCGGACCACCATCATTTACATGGGATCCTCAAGATGTCCCTGATGAGGGTGAAGTGGTGCTGGGTGTGGACCTGGCACAGTCGCTAGGGGTGTTTGAGGGTGATTTTATCACTGTGGTCTCGCCAGCGGGTCTGTTGTTACCTCCAGGAGAAACGCCGAAATTTGAGCGTGTGCGAGTGAAGCGAGTGGTAACCACCAGTCTAACCGATGTGGATGCGCAGTATTTATTTTATCAGCGTGGCAAAGCGTTGAAGGCTTTGGGAAGTGGTGATCTTAAAAAGATCGGTATTGAGATGTGGCTTGCGGATGAGGCGCGGGTCGATGTTGTAAAAAATGATTTAATGAAATTCACCGATGTTCAAGTTGAGACTTGGATGGATCGCAATTCGGCATTATTTTATGCTTTGAAGCTTGAGAAACTAACAATCGGGATTTTCTTAGGCCTTGCGGGAATGATTGCCGCTAGCTCTATTTTGACGGTTCTTGCATTATTGCTCTCTCAAAAGCGTCGCGACATTGCTATTCTAAGAACGATCGGTTTGTCTGGAAAGCAAACGGTTAAGATCTTTACTCAGTTGGGATTTTTCTTAGCGGGATCGGGAGTCTTGGCCGGGACCATTATTGGAACAGGGTTAAGTCTGTACGTTCAAAATAATCCAATCAACATGTGGTCGTCACAGGTGTTTTACGATACGACCATTCCAAGTCTGGTAGATTGGTGGCTGGTCTTTGGGGTTTTATTAATCAGCTCATTGATTGCATGGTTGGGTTCTTATATACCGGCAAGAACGGCATCCGACGTGCAGCCTTCCGAAGCCCTTAGAGTGAAATAA
- the lysA gene encoding diaminopimelate decarboxylase: protein MEYINNELHFGPKKKNLSSLCANYIRPIYVYDLDFIRSRFQQLAEALAGVRLYFAVKANPNPQVLQCLKSAGAGADVVSLGEIKRALESGFLPEDIVYSGVGKTRHEITEALQLGVLQINVESLPELQRIGEIAEKMGKKAQVALRLNPDVSIQTHPYIATGLRDNKFGMELSMIPALSDCLKKNTNSLELVGVSLHLGSQMLEFSGYQEALIKLKASFLSLQKDFPTLRRFDFGGGLGVVYEKQDFERESSLLKEYSAITKDILSDLKCELQSEPGRWLVAHAGVLLTQVQYIKKTSAKTFVIVDSGMNHLIRPSLYEAEHQILPLVQSNKKIKCDVVGPICESSDFFLKDYEMGQVEEGDYLAVLDSGAYGYSMASTYNLQELPLEICI, encoded by the coding sequence GTGGAATACATCAATAATGAGCTTCATTTTGGGCCGAAAAAAAAGAACTTATCTTCTCTGTGCGCGAATTACATTCGTCCCATCTATGTCTACGACCTTGATTTTATTCGCAGCCGCTTTCAACAGTTGGCTGAGGCACTTGCTGGAGTGCGTTTATATTTTGCAGTCAAAGCCAATCCGAATCCTCAAGTTTTGCAATGTTTGAAATCGGCGGGGGCTGGTGCTGACGTGGTTTCCCTGGGCGAAATTAAACGTGCTCTTGAAAGCGGATTTCTGCCTGAAGACATCGTATATTCCGGGGTTGGAAAGACTCGACACGAGATCACCGAGGCTCTTCAGTTAGGCGTTTTGCAAATCAACGTAGAAAGCCTTCCAGAGTTGCAGCGTATCGGTGAAATCGCCGAAAAAATGGGCAAAAAGGCTCAGGTGGCGTTGCGATTAAATCCCGACGTAAGTATTCAAACTCATCCTTATATCGCTACAGGTCTGCGCGATAATAAATTCGGCATGGAGCTTTCCATGATCCCCGCGTTGTCGGATTGTTTAAAGAAAAATACCAATTCTTTGGAATTGGTGGGCGTGAGTTTACATCTTGGATCTCAGATGCTGGAATTTTCGGGGTACCAAGAGGCATTGATTAAGCTTAAAGCCTCATTTCTGAGTCTTCAAAAAGATTTCCCGACGTTGCGTCGTTTTGATTTCGGCGGCGGTTTGGGAGTGGTCTATGAAAAGCAAGATTTTGAACGGGAATCTAGCCTCCTAAAAGAATACTCGGCAATCACCAAAGATATATTGAGCGATTTAAAGTGCGAGCTTCAATCGGAGCCGGGTCGTTGGTTGGTGGCCCATGCGGGTGTTTTGTTAACTCAAGTTCAGTACATTAAAAAGACTTCGGCAAAGACATTTGTCATTGTAGATTCAGGAATGAATCATCTGATTCGCCCGTCGTTATACGAAGCTGAACATCAGATCCTGCCATTGGTTCAGTCGAATAAAAAAATCAAATGCGATGTAGTGGGTCCCATTTGCGAATCTTCAGATTTCTTTTTAAAAGACTACGAAATGGGGCAAGTTGAAGAGGGTGATTACTTAGCTGTGCTTGATTCGGGTGCATACGGTTATTCCATGGCCAGCACTTACAATTTGCAAGAGCTGCCTTTAGAAATTTGCATCTAG
- a CDS encoding M14 family zinc carboxypeptidase — MKTSIFTYTSKGMPVMAYEFGQGTGPEILILGGVHGDEYEGVVCAQALLKHFMTSFDHKFTLTLVPQFNLEGVIFSTRGNCNGVDLNRNLPTKDWSPEIKTPRYHPGPKAGSEPENHGLMTYLEQKKPKLVLSLHSWNPVLNVNGDCYEFAKVLEKHTGYKIDDDIGYPTPGCLGTYAGLERPSPTLTYEIQRGQSVEDIIKIHVPAILDALKVYDK, encoded by the coding sequence ATGAAAACTTCTATTTTTACTTACACCTCCAAAGGCATGCCTGTCATGGCTTACGAATTTGGACAAGGGACAGGGCCAGAAATATTAATTTTAGGTGGCGTGCATGGCGATGAATACGAAGGCGTGGTCTGCGCACAAGCGCTTCTCAAGCATTTCATGACATCATTCGATCACAAGTTCACTTTGACATTGGTGCCACAATTCAATCTTGAGGGCGTGATCTTTAGTACGCGTGGAAATTGTAACGGCGTTGATTTGAATCGCAACTTGCCTACCAAGGATTGGTCACCAGAAATCAAAACTCCCCGCTACCATCCGGGACCCAAGGCAGGAAGTGAACCTGAAAATCACGGTTTAATGACTTACCTTGAACAAAAGAAACCAAAATTGGTTCTTTCTCTTCATTCGTGGAACCCCGTCTTGAACGTGAATGGTGATTGTTATGAGTTCGCCAAAGTTTTAGAAAAACATACGGGGTATAAAATCGATGATGATATTGGCTACCCGACCCCCGGTTGCTTAGGAACATATGCAGGCCTCGAACGACCATCCCCGACTTTGACTTACGAAATTCAGCGGGGTCAGTCTGTGGAAGACATTATTAAAATCCACGTTCCAGCCATCCTGGACGCTTTGAAAGTTTACGACAAGTAA
- a CDS encoding MlaE family ABC transporter permease → MNSLFLQIDSLGRFVTRNVEYTWRVLLMVYLSLRATVLDQTQGMREIVRVISAQIYFTGWQALPLVSVLALTSGSVLVLQSLSNLSMFGGTQMIGQFLIVGILREVGPLLVALVVTARSGTAVASELGNMRANREIEALEVMGINPLSYIVFPRVVGGVISMLCLAFYFNFVALIGGFFVTKFIQDMPFAFYAESLMTSFAMDDFLIFLLKNSFSGMIIFVVSCYQGLSVKKSPTEVPQVTTQAVVNSIIFVVVFNLIVTALFYLNQLRNLGVI, encoded by the coding sequence ATGAATTCATTATTCTTACAAATCGACTCCCTTGGGAGATTTGTGACAAGGAATGTGGAGTACACATGGCGTGTTCTCTTGATGGTCTATCTTTCCCTGCGCGCAACTGTTCTTGATCAAACGCAAGGTATGCGCGAAATCGTCCGTGTGATTTCAGCACAGATTTACTTCACAGGTTGGCAAGCTTTGCCTCTGGTCAGCGTGTTGGCTTTGACCTCAGGAAGTGTATTAGTTTTGCAGTCTCTTTCCAATTTATCAATGTTCGGTGGTACGCAAATGATTGGTCAGTTTTTGATCGTGGGTATTTTGCGTGAAGTAGGTCCATTACTAGTGGCTCTCGTCGTCACTGCACGATCGGGAACGGCTGTGGCCAGTGAACTTGGGAACATGCGTGCAAATCGCGAGATTGAAGCCCTGGAAGTTATGGGTATCAATCCACTCAGTTACATTGTTTTTCCCCGCGTCGTGGGTGGGGTTATCAGTATGCTGTGTTTGGCCTTCTATTTTAATTTCGTCGCATTGATCGGTGGATTCTTTGTAACCAAGTTCATTCAAGATATGCCATTCGCTTTTTATGCAGAGTCATTGATGACGTCTTTTGCAATGGATGATTTTCTGATTTTCCTTCTAAAAAATAGCTTTAGTGGAATGATTATCTTTGTCGTGTCCTGCTATCAAGGTTTGTCAGTCAAGAAAAGTCCTACGGAAGTTCCACAAGTTACAACTCAAGCAGTTGTGAACAGCATCATCTTTGTCGTCGTCTTTAATTTAATTGTAACAGCTTTGTTTTATCTTAATCAGTTGCGCAATCTGGGGGTCATATAA
- a CDS encoding RidA family protein: MKKVIHTDNAPKAVGPYSQAVAVGDFLFCSGQISIDPKTNEVFTGDIKTQTEMVMKNVEAVLAANNMNFSNVVKTTIFLTNMADFATVNEIYAKAFTQAPPARSTVAVAALPKGVNVEVEVLAHR, encoded by the coding sequence ATGAAAAAAGTTATTCATACAGACAATGCACCCAAAGCAGTAGGACCTTACTCACAAGCAGTTGCGGTGGGGGATTTCTTATTTTGCTCAGGTCAGATTTCGATCGATCCAAAAACGAACGAAGTTTTCACCGGCGATATTAAAACACAAACTGAGATGGTTATGAAGAACGTTGAAGCAGTTTTGGCTGCGAACAATATGAACTTTTCAAATGTTGTTAAAACAACCATCTTCCTGACTAATATGGCTGACTTCGCAACAGTAAATGAAATCTATGCAAAAGCATTTACTCAGGCGCCACCAGCGCGTTCTACAGTTGCTGTGGCGGCGTTACCAAAAGGTGTGAATGTAGAGGTTGAAGTACTTGCTCACCGCTAA
- a CDS encoding cell division ATP-binding protein FtsE: MKIESLKFEGVSFCHEGQDPVVANVEFDFPMNEVLWVKAEEGAGKSSLLQILAGLQMPQSGQFLINGQNVCEMSFEEFLPYRLQIGYSFDYGGLINNQTLFDNMMLPLLYHKTLSHKDAKARVDDIFKLFDVTKFAHERPAHVPGRLRKLVCLLRAMVMRPQVLLLDDPSVGLGQDSVYTLVDYIHQLRKEGCLQHVFISSYDEKFMNLFNYQIVHLDDGQLYFQPVDPEKRVVHL, from the coding sequence ATGAAGATCGAAAGTCTAAAGTTTGAAGGCGTTTCTTTTTGTCACGAAGGACAGGATCCAGTGGTTGCCAATGTGGAATTTGATTTCCCTATGAATGAAGTCCTCTGGGTGAAGGCAGAAGAAGGCGCAGGTAAGAGTTCTTTACTGCAAATTCTTGCTGGGTTACAGATGCCACAGTCCGGACAGTTTTTGATCAACGGTCAAAACGTTTGCGAAATGTCTTTTGAGGAGTTTTTGCCTTACCGCTTACAGATTGGCTATTCCTTTGACTATGGCGGCTTGATTAACAATCAAACTTTATTTGATAATATGATGTTGCCTCTTTTGTATCATAAGACTTTAAGTCATAAGGATGCAAAGGCTCGCGTTGATGACATCTTTAAATTGTTTGACGTTACAAAATTTGCCCACGAAAGACCCGCACACGTACCAGGACGCTTGCGTAAGTTGGTTTGCTTGCTGCGCGCGATGGTGATGCGCCCGCAAGTTCTGTTGTTGGACGATCCAAGTGTGGGACTTGGACAGGACAGCGTTTATACATTAGTGGACTATATCCATCAATTGCGTAAAGAAGGCTGTTTGCAACATGTCTTCATTAGCTCTTACGATGAAAAGTTTATGAACCTATTTAATTATCAAATTGTTCATTTGGATGATGGACAACTTTACTTCCAGCCAGTTGATCCAGAGAAGAGAGTCGTACATCTATGA
- a CDS encoding NmrA family NAD(P)-binding protein: protein MKENILITGASGKVGREVVGRLHDRRARFVAASHHDSMFAPDVRCLKMDLGARSLVYESMKDVDLLFLNLPISESMVVYAQNAIMAAKNSGVKFMILTSILGADPESRFLLQETYGAIEHMAKDSRIPVVILRPNVYMQTFVTRHADSIRQGALFLPESEAKSSFVDIRDVADVAIKVIENPWLYEGRTISLTGPEALSNEDALQKIGRAIGRRVTYVPVTEAATRHRLLREGHSSWLVDAYLSIHRSAREGMTSTVHPSNQQVRGVEPRSFDDFCIESSAVWSSPYSESLREANF, encoded by the coding sequence ATGAAAGAAAATATTTTGATCACCGGTGCATCCGGTAAAGTGGGCCGTGAAGTGGTTGGTCGTCTTCATGACAGGCGAGCGCGTTTTGTTGCTGCAAGTCATCATGACTCTATGTTTGCTCCCGACGTTCGTTGTTTGAAAATGGATTTGGGCGCGCGAAGCCTGGTCTATGAAAGTATGAAGGATGTCGACTTACTTTTTCTGAATCTGCCTATTTCAGAGTCAATGGTTGTGTATGCTCAAAATGCGATCATGGCAGCCAAAAATTCAGGCGTTAAATTTATGATTTTAACTTCAATCTTAGGCGCAGACCCTGAATCTCGATTTCTTTTGCAGGAGACATACGGTGCGATCGAGCACATGGCTAAGGACAGTCGCATTCCAGTAGTTATTCTTCGTCCCAACGTTTATATGCAAACCTTCGTTACTCGCCATGCTGATTCTATTCGGCAAGGAGCTTTGTTTCTGCCTGAGAGTGAAGCCAAAAGTTCTTTTGTCGATATTCGTGATGTCGCCGATGTTGCCATCAAAGTGATTGAGAACCCATGGTTGTACGAGGGGAGAACAATCAGTTTGACCGGCCCGGAGGCATTAAGTAACGAGGATGCGCTACAAAAAATTGGGCGCGCGATCGGTAGACGGGTAACTTATGTGCCAGTAACTGAGGCGGCAACTCGCCACAGACTTTTACGAGAAGGCCATAGTTCCTGGTTGGTCGATGCTTATTTAAGTATTCACCGCTCAGCACGAGAAGGGATGACCTCCACTGTGCATCCTAGCAACCAACAAGTGAGGGGAGTTGAGCCTCGGAGTTTTGATGACTTTTGTATTGAGTCTTCAGCGGTCTGGTCGTCGCCTTATTCAGAGTCTTTGCGTGAGGCAAATTTCTGA